In one window of Rhizobium oryzihabitans DNA:
- a CDS encoding FtsB family cell division protein produces the protein MWTRHHKKRRFGRLIVPAITIAFLSYFGYHSIHGDFGLQATERLERQRITRTAELAKLTQARVALERQVELLSDGSLERDMIDEISRYQLNMSRTDEIVIMNTYF, from the coding sequence ATGTGGACCAGACATCATAAAAAGAGACGATTCGGCCGTTTGATCGTTCCGGCCATCACGATCGCTTTTCTTTCCTATTTCGGCTATCATTCCATCCATGGCGACTTCGGCCTTCAGGCAACGGAGCGGCTGGAGCGGCAGCGTATCACCCGTACTGCGGAGCTTGCAAAGCTGACGCAGGCCCGTGTTGCGCTGGAGCGGCAGGTGGAATTGCTGAGCGACGGCTCGCTGGAGCGCGACATGATCGACGAGATTTCCCGTTACCAGCTGAATATGTCCCGCACGGACGAAATCGTCATCATGAACACATATTTCTAA
- the eno gene encoding phosphopyruvate hydratase, whose product MTAITDIIAREILDSRGNPTVEVDVYLEDGSMGRAAVPSGASTGAHEAVELRDGGKRYLGKGVEKAVEAVNTEIFDAIGGFDAENQIQIDQTMIALDGTPNKSRIGANAILGVSLAVAKAAAEASGLPLYRYVGGPNAHLLPVPMMNIINGGAHADNPIDFQEFMILPVGAENIREAVRMGSEVFHTLKKELAAQGHNTNVGDEGGFAPGLESAPAALDFIMKSIEKAGYRPGDDMFVGLDCASTEFFKDGKYVLEGERRTLEPGAMAEYLAELVAKYPIISIEDGMAEDDWEGWKTLTDLVGNKCQLVGDDLFVTNSARLRDGIKMGVANSILVKVNQIGSLSETLDAVETAHKAGYTAVMSHRSGETEDSTIADLAVATNCGQIKTGSLARSDRLAKYNQLIRIEEMLGPQAAYAGRSILRG is encoded by the coding sequence ATGACTGCCATTACCGATATCATCGCGCGCGAAATCCTCGACAGCCGCGGCAATCCGACCGTTGAAGTCGACGTTTATCTCGAAGACGGCTCCATGGGCCGCGCTGCCGTTCCGTCCGGCGCCTCCACCGGCGCGCATGAGGCGGTTGAGCTGCGTGATGGCGGCAAGCGTTATCTCGGCAAGGGCGTGGAAAAGGCGGTTGAAGCCGTCAATACCGAAATCTTCGACGCCATCGGCGGTTTCGATGCCGAAAACCAGATCCAGATCGACCAGACGATGATCGCGCTCGACGGCACGCCGAACAAGTCGCGCATCGGCGCCAACGCCATCCTCGGCGTTTCGCTCGCCGTTGCCAAGGCTGCCGCTGAAGCCTCCGGCCTGCCGCTTTACCGTTATGTCGGCGGCCCCAACGCACATCTGCTGCCGGTTCCGATGATGAACATCATCAATGGCGGCGCGCATGCCGACAACCCGATCGACTTCCAGGAATTCATGATCCTGCCGGTCGGCGCAGAAAACATCCGCGAAGCCGTGCGCATGGGTTCGGAAGTCTTCCATACGCTGAAGAAAGAACTGGCGGCGCAGGGCCACAATACCAATGTCGGCGACGAGGGTGGTTTCGCTCCGGGTCTCGAAAGCGCGCCCGCCGCGCTCGATTTCATCATGAAGTCGATCGAAAAGGCCGGTTACCGCCCGGGCGACGACATGTTCGTCGGTCTCGACTGTGCATCGACCGAATTCTTCAAGGACGGAAAATACGTTCTTGAAGGCGAACGCCGCACGCTCGAGCCAGGCGCAATGGCTGAATATCTGGCTGAACTCGTTGCCAAATATCCGATCATTTCCATCGAAGACGGCATGGCTGAAGACGACTGGGAAGGCTGGAAGACGCTGACCGATCTCGTTGGCAACAAGTGCCAGCTCGTCGGCGACGATCTCTTCGTCACCAATTCCGCACGCCTTCGCGACGGCATCAAGATGGGTGTGGCCAACTCCATCCTCGTCAAGGTCAACCAGATCGGTTCGCTTTCCGAGACGCTGGATGCGGTCGAAACGGCGCACAAGGCCGGCTATACCGCGGTCATGTCGCACCGTTCGGGCGAAACGGAAGATTCCACCATCGCCGATCTCGCGGTCGCCACCAACTGCGGTCAGATCAAGACCGGCTCGCTTGCCCGTTCGGACCGGCTCGCAAAGTACAACCAGCTTATCCGCATCGAGGAAATGCTGGGTCCGCAGGCGGCTTACGCCGGCCGTTCGATCCTGCGCGGTTAA
- the kdsA gene encoding 3-deoxy-8-phosphooctulonate synthase, translating into MSVTNNLKVTAGDGASKVSFSNAERFSLIAGPCQMESREHAFMIAGVLKELCDKLGIGLVYKSSFDKANRTSLSGKRGIGLDSAIQVFADLKKEFGFPVLTDIHTEEQCAIVSEVVDVLQIPAFLSRQTDLLVAAARTGRVINVKKGQFLAPWDMKNVLAKLNESGNPNVLLCERGASFGYNTLVSDMRSLPIMASLGAPVVFDATHSVQQPGGQGGSTGGQREFVETLARAAVAVGVAGLFIETHEDPDNAPSDGPNMVHLKDMPKLLEKLLAFDAITKG; encoded by the coding sequence ATGAGCGTTACGAACAATCTCAAAGTCACAGCCGGCGATGGCGCCAGCAAGGTTTCCTTCTCCAATGCCGAACGGTTTTCGCTGATTGCCGGCCCCTGCCAGATGGAAAGCCGGGAACATGCCTTCATGATCGCCGGTGTCCTGAAGGAGCTTTGCGACAAGCTGGGAATAGGGCTTGTCTACAAATCCTCTTTCGATAAGGCGAACCGCACCTCGCTTTCCGGCAAACGCGGCATCGGCCTTGACAGCGCGATACAGGTTTTCGCCGATCTCAAGAAGGAATTCGGCTTTCCGGTCCTGACCGACATTCACACCGAAGAGCAATGCGCCATCGTGTCCGAAGTGGTGGACGTGCTGCAGATCCCGGCCTTTCTCAGCCGCCAGACCGATCTTCTCGTCGCCGCCGCCAGGACCGGCCGTGTCATCAACGTCAAGAAGGGCCAGTTCCTGGCGCCCTGGGATATGAAGAACGTACTTGCCAAGCTCAATGAGAGCGGCAATCCGAATGTGCTTCTGTGCGAGCGCGGCGCTTCCTTCGGATACAACACGCTGGTTTCCGACATGCGCTCGCTGCCGATCATGGCATCGCTTGGCGCGCCGGTCGTGTTTGACGCGACCCATTCGGTGCAGCAGCCGGGCGGGCAGGGCGGCTCCACGGGCGGCCAGCGCGAATTCGTCGAGACTTTGGCGCGGGCGGCCGTTGCGGTGGGCGTGGCTGGCCTCTTCATCGAGACCCATGAGGACCCGGACAATGCACCGTCCGACGGCCCCAACATGGTTCACCTGAAGGACATGCCGAAACTGCTCGAAAAGCTTCTGGCTTTCGACGCCATCACGAAAGGCTGA
- a CDS encoding VOC family protein, with amino-acid sequence MTKPASVDHLVLPVQALGIAEKRLGALGFTVAPEALHPFGTLNACVFFADGTYLEPLAIANPAKYNASVEKGDVFTGRDQAFRQRDRQEGFSALVARTDDAFGDHDRFAISGLSAGDVFEFSRPLRMPDGSQGEAAFRLAFAASGSAEDFFLFSCQRLQALPGDRTALERHANGVSGLSEIVLFSGGDAKAARLIETVFGCEGTISPDGDMVFVTGNARIRLTGKPAFGGHAVSASDWSDGGLRGAGIVFLSHDLAVTEAVLAANGVSCAKAGGRLVVPAAPGQGVTFAFEEK; translated from the coding sequence ATGACGAAACCCGCAAGCGTCGATCATCTCGTTCTGCCCGTGCAGGCTCTCGGAATCGCTGAAAAGCGCCTTGGCGCTCTCGGTTTCACGGTTGCACCGGAGGCTCTTCATCCCTTCGGCACGCTGAACGCCTGTGTTTTTTTCGCTGACGGAACCTATCTGGAACCGCTCGCGATTGCTAATCCGGCTAAATATAATGCCTCGGTGGAGAAGGGGGATGTGTTCACCGGCAGGGATCAGGCCTTCCGGCAGCGTGATAGACAGGAGGGTTTTTCGGCGCTCGTGGCCCGAACCGATGATGCCTTTGGCGATCATGACAGGTTTGCGATCTCCGGCCTCTCGGCAGGCGATGTCTTCGAGTTTTCGCGGCCTCTCCGGATGCCGGACGGTTCGCAGGGTGAGGCGGCGTTTCGGCTTGCTTTTGCGGCGAGCGGATCGGCTGAGGATTTCTTTTTGTTCAGTTGCCAGCGGCTACAGGCCCTGCCGGGCGACCGCACTGCGCTGGAGCGTCATGCCAACGGGGTCTCTGGCCTCAGCGAAATAGTCCTGTTTTCCGGCGGCGATGCAAAGGCGGCGCGCCTGATCGAAACGGTGTTTGGCTGTGAAGGCACGATATCTCCGGATGGTGATATGGTTTTCGTGACCGGCAATGCGCGCATCAGATTGACCGGGAAACCGGCTTTCGGCGGGCATGCCGTGAGTGCTTCGGATTGGAGCGACGGCGGATTGCGCGGCGCGGGCATCGTCTTTCTGTCACACGATCTTGCCGTGACAGAAGCGGTGCTTGCTGCTAATGGCGTGTCCTGCGCAAAAGCGGGCGGCCGCCTGGTGGTGCCTGCAGCACCCGGTCAGGGCGTAACATTCGCCTTCGAGGAAAAATGA
- a CDS encoding glutathione S-transferase family protein, which translates to MYDLYIANKNYSSWSLRPWVLMRTLGIAFDEKLVPFGEGVSFASFSPTGKVPCLVDEGFTVWETLSIGEYLAERHQGVWASDKQARAWSRSAASEMHAGFSSLRNLYPMSVGIRVKPKGGDAGLAADIKRIDALWSEGLAKFGGPYLAGAKFTVVDAFFCPVAFRFQTYGADLSPAAKSYYERLLALPAMREWYEAGLKETWRDTAHEEEIGEIGQLTEDLRAKA; encoded by the coding sequence ATGTACGATCTTTATATAGCCAACAAGAACTATTCTTCCTGGTCGTTGCGACCGTGGGTGTTGATGCGCACGCTTGGTATCGCCTTCGATGAAAAACTGGTTCCGTTCGGTGAAGGCGTGTCCTTTGCCTCGTTTTCACCAACCGGCAAGGTTCCCTGCCTCGTCGATGAAGGCTTCACGGTATGGGAAACGCTTTCGATTGGGGAATATCTTGCCGAAAGACATCAGGGCGTCTGGGCAAGCGACAAGCAGGCAAGAGCCTGGTCGCGCTCGGCGGCCAGTGAGATGCATGCGGGCTTCTCCTCGCTGCGTAATCTCTATCCCATGTCGGTCGGCATAAGGGTAAAGCCGAAAGGTGGCGATGCCGGACTTGCGGCCGATATCAAACGCATCGATGCGCTCTGGAGCGAAGGCCTTGCGAAATTTGGCGGACCATATCTTGCCGGCGCGAAATTCACGGTGGTCGACGCCTTCTTCTGCCCAGTCGCATTCCGGTTCCAGACCTACGGCGCGGATCTTTCGCCCGCAGCGAAGAGCTATTACGAAAGGCTGCTCGCCCTGCCCGCCATGCGTGAGTGGTATGAGGCCGGTTTGAAAGAGACCTGGCGCGACACGGCGCATGAAGAGGAAATCGGCGAGATAGGCCAATTGACCGAGGATCTGCGCGCCAAGGCCTGA
- the gltA gene encoding citrate synthase, with amino-acid sequence MTEKSATVTLGEKQVELPVREGTIGPSVVDIATLYKHTGSFTYDPGFTSTASCESKITYIDGDEGVLLHRGFPIEQLAEQGDFLETCYLLLYGELPTAAQKKDFDTRVTRHTMVHEQMSRFFTGYRRDAHPMAVMCGTVGALSAFYHDSTDITDPHQRMVASLRMIAKMPTIAAMAYKYHIGQPFVYPKNDLDYASNFLHMCFAVPCEEYKVDPVLARAMDRIFILHADHEQNASTSTVRLAGSSGANPFACIAAGIACLWGPAHGGANEAALNMLNEIGTVDRIPEYIARAKDKNDPFRLMGFGHRVYKNYDPRAKIMQKTMYEVLEATGNSDDPIMQVALELEKIALSDPYFVEKKLYPNVDFYSGITLKALGFPTTMFTVLFALARTVGWIAQWNEMIEDPQQRIGRPRQLYTGAGKRDYVPVSKR; translated from the coding sequence ATGACGGAAAAAAGCGCTACAGTGACACTTGGCGAAAAACAGGTCGAACTCCCGGTCAGGGAAGGCACGATTGGACCAAGCGTCGTCGATATCGCCACGCTGTACAAGCACACGGGCTCTTTCACTTATGACCCGGGTTTCACGTCGACGGCCTCCTGCGAATCCAAGATCACCTATATCGATGGTGACGAGGGTGTTCTCCTGCATCGTGGCTTCCCCATCGAGCAGCTCGCCGAACAGGGCGACTTCCTGGAAACCTGCTATCTGCTGCTTTACGGCGAATTGCCGACGGCTGCACAGAAGAAGGACTTCGACACCCGCGTTACGCGCCACACCATGGTGCATGAGCAGATGAGCCGCTTCTTCACCGGCTACCGTCGCGACGCGCATCCGATGGCCGTCATGTGCGGCACGGTCGGCGCTCTCTCGGCCTTCTATCACGACTCGACCGACATTACCGATCCGCACCAGCGCATGGTCGCTTCCCTGCGCATGATCGCGAAAATGCCGACGATCGCCGCCATGGCCTACAAGTACCATATTGGCCAGCCCTTCGTTTACCCGAAGAACGATCTCGATTACGCCTCCAACTTCCTGCACATGTGCTTTGCCGTGCCTTGCGAGGAATACAAGGTCGATCCGGTTCTGGCCCGCGCCATGGACCGCATCTTCATCCTGCATGCCGATCACGAGCAGAATGCGTCCACCTCCACGGTGCGTCTTGCAGGTTCGTCGGGTGCGAACCCCTTCGCCTGTATTGCAGCGGGCATCGCCTGCCTTTGGGGTCCCGCACATGGCGGCGCCAACGAAGCGGCGCTCAACATGCTCAACGAAATCGGCACGGTTGATCGTATTCCCGAATACATCGCCCGCGCCAAGGACAAGAACGATCCGTTCCGCCTGATGGGCTTTGGCCACCGCGTCTACAAGAACTACGACCCGCGCGCCAAGATCATGCAGAAGACGATGTACGAAGTGCTGGAAGCCACCGGCAACTCCGACGATCCGATCATGCAGGTCGCGCTGGAACTGGAAAAGATCGCCCTTTCCGATCCTTATTTCGTCGAAAAGAAGCTTTACCCGAACGTCGACTTCTATTCGGGCATCACGCTGAAGGCGCTCGGCTTCCCCACGACCATGTTCACCGTGCTGTTTGCACTTGCACGCACCGTCGGCTGGATCGCGCAGTGGAACGAAATGATCGAAGACCCGCAGCAGCGCATCGGTCGTCCGCGTCAGCTCTACACGGGCGCCGGCAAGCGCGATTACGTTCCGGTTTCCAAGCGTTAA
- the lpxB gene encoding lipid-A-disaccharide synthase, giving the protein MTATLKVAVIAGEVSGDLLGADLIRSLKARCDGSIELIGVGGEALEVQGLVSLFDYSELSIMGFTQVLKKLPKLISRINQTAQAIIAARPDVLLIIDSPDFTHRVAKKVRKQLPHLPVVNYVCPSVWAWKEYRATAMLSYVDHVLALLPFEPEAMRRLGGPPTTFVGHRLSVDHDVLSVRQRRVERPLPANGEPKTILLLPGSRSTETTRLMEPFQEAAKAYVQRNGPTRFLLPTVPRQEARIRELAAAWPQEIRPEIGIDPAFKWNAFAAADAAIAASGTVILELALAGVPTISVYKTDWIFTMLSKRVKTWTGALPNLIADYVVVPEYFNEVVRAGSMLRWAERLSSDTTERRAMLEGYALVQERLRTDVPPGETGALILLDVLNSRRQQG; this is encoded by the coding sequence ATGACGGCAACGTTGAAAGTGGCGGTCATAGCCGGCGAGGTCTCCGGCGACCTTCTGGGCGCGGACCTGATCCGTTCCCTGAAAGCCCGGTGTGATGGATCCATCGAGCTGATCGGCGTCGGCGGCGAGGCGCTGGAAGTGCAAGGTCTGGTCTCGCTGTTTGATTATTCCGAGCTTTCCATCATGGGGTTTACGCAGGTCCTCAAAAAACTGCCGAAGCTCATTTCGCGGATCAACCAGACTGCGCAGGCAATCATTGCCGCAAGGCCGGATGTCCTGCTGATTATCGACAGCCCGGATTTCACCCATCGCGTCGCGAAAAAAGTCCGCAAACAATTGCCGCATCTGCCGGTCGTCAATTATGTCTGCCCGAGCGTGTGGGCGTGGAAGGAATATCGCGCCACCGCGATGTTGTCCTATGTCGATCACGTTCTCGCCCTGCTACCCTTCGAGCCGGAGGCGATGCGGCGTCTCGGCGGCCCGCCAACAACCTTTGTCGGCCATCGCCTGAGCGTTGATCACGATGTGCTCTCCGTGCGGCAGAGACGGGTGGAGCGGCCGCTTCCCGCCAATGGCGAACCGAAAACCATTCTTCTCCTGCCGGGGTCGCGCTCCACGGAAACGACGCGGCTGATGGAGCCGTTTCAGGAGGCTGCAAAAGCCTATGTCCAGCGCAACGGCCCGACGAGGTTCCTGCTGCCCACCGTGCCGCGCCAGGAGGCGCGCATCCGCGAGCTGGCGGCGGCATGGCCGCAGGAAATCAGGCCAGAAATCGGCATTGATCCCGCTTTTAAATGGAATGCTTTCGCTGCTGCCGACGCGGCGATTGCGGCCTCCGGCACCGTTATTCTCGAACTCGCGCTCGCCGGCGTGCCAACCATCTCGGTTTACAAGACCGACTGGATTTTCACAATGCTGAGCAAGCGGGTGAAAACCTGGACGGGCGCGCTTCCGAACCTGATTGCCGACTATGTCGTCGTGCCGGAATATTTCAATGAGGTGGTACGGGCAGGGTCGATGCTGCGCTGGGCCGAGCGGCTCTCATCCGACACCACCGAGCGTCGGGCGATGCTGGAGGGTTATGCCCTGGTACAGGAACGCCTGCGCACCGATGTGCCCCCGGGCGAAACCGGCGCCCTTATCCTTCTCGATGTTCTGAACAGCCGCAGACAGCAAGGCTGA
- a CDS encoding LpxI family protein, with translation MTGGGRLAIVAGSGQLPLYVAAAAREMGENPFIVRLRDDSRFDWTGFDNAVISVGDVAGLGRLLRDNQVDRVVLSGAVARRPEWREIRPTVGIVLKLPSIVRTLLSGGDDAVLQMVIQVIGTLGAKVIGAHEIAPGLLATIGAFGAQKPAEDDLRDIRKAAQAALALGTLDVGQGAVSVGGRIVALEGVEGTDAMLARVAALRAEGRISPRRRGVLVKLCKPQQDIRADLPTIGIETVENAQKAGLAGIAVEAGRALVLDREEMLKAADQAGIFVCGIDTSLGEDMVGGDMAG, from the coding sequence GTGACTGGCGGCGGGCGTCTCGCCATCGTGGCCGGCAGCGGCCAGCTGCCGCTCTATGTGGCAGCTGCCGCGCGCGAGATGGGCGAAAACCCCTTCATTGTGCGGTTGCGCGATGATTCCCGCTTCGACTGGACGGGTTTCGACAATGCCGTGATCAGTGTCGGCGATGTTGCCGGGCTTGGTCGTCTGCTGCGTGACAACCAGGTAGACCGCGTCGTGCTTTCCGGCGCCGTTGCGCGGCGTCCGGAATGGCGTGAAATTCGCCCCACGGTCGGCATCGTGCTGAAATTGCCATCCATCGTGCGGACCCTGCTTTCGGGCGGAGATGACGCTGTTCTGCAGATGGTCATCCAGGTCATCGGCACGCTCGGCGCAAAGGTCATAGGCGCCCATGAGATCGCCCCCGGGCTGCTTGCCACGATAGGTGCTTTCGGTGCGCAGAAACCGGCTGAGGATGATCTGCGCGACATACGCAAGGCGGCTCAGGCGGCACTTGCGCTTGGCACGCTTGATGTCGGGCAGGGCGCTGTCTCCGTCGGCGGCCGCATCGTGGCGCTGGAAGGCGTTGAGGGAACCGACGCTATGCTGGCGCGTGTCGCAGCGCTGCGCGCCGAGGGCCGCATCTCGCCCCGCCGCAGGGGCGTGCTGGTAAAGCTCTGCAAACCACAGCAGGATATCCGCGCCGACCTGCCGACCATCGGTATCGAAACGGTGGAGAATGCGCAGAAAGCCGGGCTGGCGGGCATCGCTGTCGAAGCTGGACGGGCGCTGGTGCTCGACCGCGAAGAGATGTTGAAAGCCGCCGATCAGGCGGGCATATTCGTCTGCGGTATCGATACGTCACTAGGTGAAGACATGGTAGGCGGAGACATGGCGGGATGA
- the lpxA gene encoding acyl-ACP--UDP-N-acetylglucosamine O-acyltransferase, which translates to MSTIAASARIHPTAVVEDGAVIGENVVIGALSYVGAKVTLHDDVKLHNHAVVSGLTVIGRGSVIHPMAVIGGTPQAVRHDGSETTLEIGERCIMREGVTMNAGSSDGSGKTIVGDDNLFLANSHVAHDCRLGSHIILSNNVMLAGHVTIEDRAILGGGCAVHQFTRIGRQAFIGGLSAVNYDVIPYGMLNGNPGILGGLNVVGMTRAGIDRADIHKVRRVFKQIFEGEGAIRANAAAIDRAEYLDCPQVIEILDFIGADSDRALSSPNRGK; encoded by the coding sequence ATGAGCACGATCGCGGCTTCGGCCAGAATTCACCCGACCGCCGTTGTCGAAGACGGCGCGGTTATCGGTGAAAACGTCGTCATCGGTGCCCTGAGCTATGTCGGCGCGAAAGTCACGCTGCACGACGACGTCAAGCTGCACAATCATGCCGTCGTCTCCGGCCTGACCGTCATCGGCCGTGGGTCGGTCATCCACCCAATGGCGGTCATCGGCGGCACGCCGCAGGCGGTACGTCACGACGGCTCGGAAACGACGCTCGAGATCGGTGAGCGCTGCATCATGCGCGAAGGCGTGACGATGAATGCCGGCAGCTCCGATGGCAGCGGCAAGACGATTGTCGGCGACGACAATCTGTTCCTCGCCAATTCGCATGTAGCGCATGATTGCCGTCTCGGCAGCCATATCATCCTGTCCAACAATGTGATGCTGGCGGGACATGTGACCATCGAGGACCGCGCCATTCTGGGTGGCGGCTGCGCCGTGCACCAGTTCACCCGCATCGGTCGTCAGGCCTTCATCGGCGGGCTGTCGGCAGTCAATTACGACGTCATTCCCTATGGCATGTTGAACGGCAATCCCGGCATTCTCGGTGGCCTCAACGTCGTCGGCATGACACGCGCCGGTATAGACCGTGCGGATATCCACAAGGTCAGGCGCGTCTTCAAGCAGATATTCGAAGGCGAAGGCGCCATCCGCGCCAATGCAGCCGCGATCGACCGCGCGGAATATCTAGACTGCCCCCAGGTCATCGAAATCCTCGACTTCATCGGTGCGGATAGCGACCGCGCGCTCTCCTCGCCAAACCGGGGCAAGTGA
- the fabZ gene encoding 3-hydroxyacyl-ACP dehydratase FabZ — translation MTEETKTTLGAADILEVMKLLPHRYPFLLIDKIIEIDGNNSAIGIKNVTVNEPHFTGHFPDRPIMPGVLIVEAMAQTAGAICARSQGEGGYLVYFMTIDNARFRRPVVPGDRLEIHVVKQRQRGNVFKFHCEAKVDGVLVAEADVGAMMIPEDQQ, via the coding sequence ATGACTGAAGAAACTAAGACGACGCTCGGCGCGGCTGACATTCTGGAAGTCATGAAGCTTTTGCCGCATCGTTACCCGTTCCTGCTCATCGACAAGATCATCGAGATCGATGGTAATAATTCGGCGATTGGCATCAAGAATGTGACGGTCAACGAGCCGCATTTCACCGGTCATTTCCCGGACCGCCCGATCATGCCGGGTGTTCTGATCGTTGAAGCCATGGCCCAGACCGCAGGTGCGATCTGCGCACGCAGCCAGGGTGAGGGTGGTTATCTCGTCTATTTCATGACCATCGACAATGCGCGCTTCCGCAGACCCGTCGTTCCGGGAGATCGTCTGGAAATCCACGTGGTCAAGCAGCGCCAGCGCGGCAATGTCTTCAAATTCCATTGCGAGGCAAAGGTGGACGGCGTGCTGGTGGCGGAAGCCGATGTCGGCGCGATGATGATCCCCGAGGACCAGCAATGA
- the lpxD gene encoding UDP-3-O-(3-hydroxymyristoyl)glucosamine N-acyltransferase yields the protein MEYNAFFPPHDGLRLKDIADRFGAELSDDTAGERIIRSVSPVYRAKSDQLCYILTRKNRDELQTCEAGAVICDAALKDMVPSHIPALISKNPHTLFAQIGALLHPAAMRPATIAPMEGEISSAAHVDPSAKLEAGVIVEPLAIIGAGAHIGAGTRIGPGVIIGPDVQVGRDCTIAGGASILASLIGNNVIIHNGARIGQDGFGYAPGPRGMLKIVQIGRVIIQDNVEIGANTTIDRGTMDDTVIGEGTKIDNQVQIGHNVRIGRHCGIVSKVGIAGSTRIGDGVMIGGAAGINGHINIGDGVQIAAMSGVVADVPAGARYGGTPARPMKYFLRDMAEILARAEGRDKKTGEKKDD from the coding sequence ATGGAATACAATGCCTTTTTTCCGCCCCACGATGGACTGCGATTGAAAGATATCGCAGACCGTTTTGGGGCGGAACTGTCTGACGACACGGCAGGAGAGCGGATCATAAGATCCGTTTCCCCGGTCTACCGGGCAAAGTCCGACCAGCTCTGCTATATTCTCACCCGCAAGAATCGCGATGAGCTGCAGACCTGCGAGGCTGGCGCCGTCATTTGTGACGCCGCGCTTAAGGATATGGTTCCGTCCCACATACCGGCGCTGATATCGAAAAACCCCCACACGCTCTTTGCGCAGATCGGTGCCTTGCTGCATCCAGCCGCCATGCGTCCCGCGACGATTGCGCCGATGGAGGGTGAAATCTCCAGTGCCGCGCATGTCGATCCTTCCGCGAAGCTGGAAGCGGGCGTGATCGTCGAGCCGCTTGCTATAATCGGCGCCGGCGCCCATATCGGTGCGGGCACGCGCATCGGCCCGGGTGTCATTATCGGGCCGGATGTACAGGTGGGCCGCGATTGCACCATTGCCGGCGGCGCGAGCATCCTTGCTTCTCTCATCGGCAACAATGTGATCATCCACAACGGCGCCCGCATCGGCCAGGATGGCTTCGGTTACGCGCCCGGTCCGCGCGGCATGCTGAAGATCGTCCAGATTGGCCGTGTCATCATTCAGGACAATGTCGAGATCGGCGCCAATACCACGATCGACCGCGGCACCATGGATGACACTGTCATCGGCGAAGGTACGAAGATCGATAACCAGGTCCAGATCGGCCACAACGTGCGTATCGGCCGCCATTGCGGCATCGTCAGCAAGGTCGGTATCGCGGGCAGCACCCGTATCGGCGACGGCGTGATGATCGGCGGTGCGGCGGGCATCAATGGCCATATCAATATCGGCGACGGCGTGCAGATCGCGGCGATGAGCGGTGTGGTCGCGGACGTACCGGCAGGCGCGCGCTACGGCGGAACGCCTGCACGTCCGATGAAATATTTCCTGCGCGACATGGCCGAAATTTTGGCACGCGCTGAAGGGCGTGATAAAAAAACAGGAGAAAAAAAAGATGACTGA